GAACGTAGGGAGCTAGTGGAAGCACGATTTAGGCCCTTTTCTCGAGTGGATAAGGGGTTGAAGCGAGAGCCAGGTCGCGACCTTTTTCGATCAGCTTCCCTTTCTCGAGTCGAATCTGTCGCCGCGCGAGCTGGGCAACTTTCGGATCGTGTGTTACCAGCAAAAGTGTCATCCCGAGTTCGTCGTTGAGTCGCTGAACGAGCTCCAAGATTTGCTCCGTGGTATCGGCGTCGAGATCGCCAGTCGGCTCGTCACCCACGATGATGGTGGGACTGGCAACAATCGCGCGTGCAATGCCGACACGCTGCTCTTGGCCACCCGATAGCTGGCGAGGATAGTGCTGCGCACGATCGCGCAAGTTCACCGCCTCGAGGGCAATCTCGACACGCTTGTGACGCTCGGCAGACGAGATCGGCAGCAGTAGCAGCGGCAATTCGACATTCTCATAAGCAGTGAGGACCGGAATCAGATTGTGCATCTGAAAGATGTAACCGATGTTGGCAGCACGCCAATCGGCAAGAGCTCCGCGCGACAGCCGCGTGATGTCGGAACCGTTAATCACAATCTCCCCCGACGTTGGTCGATCGATCCCAGCGACCGAGTTGAGGAGGGTGCTTTTTCCGCTTCCACTGGCCCCCATCAAGGAAACGAAATCGCCACGTTCGATATCAAGATCGACATCGAGCAGAGGGGTGATCACTTCGTCTCCCTTGCGGAATTGCTTGGTGAGTCGACGAATTTCTACGAGAGCCATAACAAGTTTCCTGCAGTGAAGACTATTTGGTGGTGGGGGAAGTTGGCTGCGCTGTGCGAGCTGTCGTAACTGGGGCAGACATCGAATCGCGCGATGTACCGAGCGAGCGATCGGCCCCTGTCACTCGAATTCGCGCTCCATCGGCTAGTTCATCGCGCCCCGCGACGATCAATTTGTCGAGCGCCGTAAGTCCACCGATCACTTCGACAAGCTCGCTCGTCTTGGCCTCGCCGAGCTGAATCGTTTGTCGCCGCGCGATCGTTTGCGAGCCATCGATGATCCACACACTCGCCCCACTTTCGCTCGTTTCGACGAGCTCTTGAGGGACGAGCATTCGAAGCGGATCGTGATTGGCTTCGGTTGCAGGTCGCGCACTTTGCGGCGCGAGGAAGGTGACCTGCGCGAGCATCTCGGGACGCAAAACCTCCGGTGGATCGGTGATCGAAACTTTGACCTGCAGCGTGTTTTTTTGAATGTCGGCCTGTGAGGTGATTCCGAGCACGACCCCCTGCAAAATCGCTGGCGATGCCGACGTTGTAAGCTGGACACTTTGTCCGAGCTGAACTTGCGACACATCTTCGAGTCGCACATCGACGCGCACTTGCAGCTGTTTGGGGTCATACAGCGACGCGACGCTGCTCGAATCACTTTCCGACGCGCTTGTGAGTCCCATCAAGCGCGAACCGGGACGAGTGTGAAGCGCCAGCACGCGCCCCTGGATTGGCGAGCAGACCGTCATCCGCGCTAGGCGGAGCTGAATCGTTTCGATGGCCAGTTCTGCTTGCCGCACATGCGCTTCAGCGGCAGTGAGCCGAGCCTGCGAGTCTGCTGCGGCCAGCGTTTCGTCGGTCTTGAGCTTAAGCTTGGTATGGAGCGCTTCGCAGCGGCGTTGCCATGCGGCTTGCTGTCGCGCGAGGGTTGTGCCCCGCTGCTCGAGATCGGCAAGCGTGGCCGAGGCAGCGTCGAATTCGCTCTGTGCTTTTTGAATCGATCGACCGGCGATGGCATCCGCCACTTGCTGCTTAGCTTCGAGATCTTGTCGCGCGAGTGTGAACCGAGCCCGTGCCGATTGAATCAGAAACGGAAGATTGTTGATTTCGGTTTCGAGCGTCGCGAGCGCCGCGTCCGCCTCGGCATGTTCGGCCTCTAAATGAACCGGCTGATCGAATTTCGACTGCGCGCTGGCGACAGCCGCTCGAGCCGCATCGCGCTCGGCCTGTCGCAGCAGCAGGATCGACTCCGCTTCGGCCAGTTGTAGACGAACGTCGGCATCGACCAGTCGCGCGATCGGCTGGTTCGCCTCGACATTTTGTCCCTCGACCACCAGCAACTGCTCGACTACCCCTTCGACAAGTGCCGAGCAAATCACAGCGGTCGGACGGGGCTCGATCCATCCAGCAGCTTGAAACAGGGGAGTTCCCGCCTGTTGCACCTCGGCCCGTGTCAGCAAAACAGGCATGATGGTGACTGGTGCTGCTGGGAGCCAGAAGTCGCGCGCTGACCAGCCAACGAGGGCGACAAAGCCTGCTATGGTGAGTAGCGGCAAGCCCCAAGAAAGTGTCGTACCCCGTTTACGTGCTCGAGGAGTTTCAGGAACTACGCGATCGACGGTCAGTTGTCGGAGATCTACTTGAGTTGCCATGGCTGTATTTACTGTCGACTTAACGCTGAGGTGGCTGGTGAAAGAGTGCTTTGACAAGCGGATTAGAGCGCTTTGAGTCCCTCGACGATCTCGTAGCGCATCGCCTTCATGGCCGGGGGCAAAGCTCCCAGAACGCCGAGTAGAAAACCGGTGCCACATCCCACCAGCATGGCCAGACTATCGACACGCAGTGCGAACGCTCCCATGGTGAAACGAACGGCGGTGCCATTAACGAGCAGCAACGCGATCGTGCATGCCAGAAGCGAAGCGGTCATCGATAGCAGGGTTGCTTCCTGAATCAAACTGATGGCGATCGAGCGGCGGCGATAGCCGATTGCTTGCAGCGTCGAGAGCTCGCGAACACGTCCGACCACAGCCCCGTACATCGTGTTGAGTCCGGCAAAAATTCCTGCGCCAGCAACGAGGACGACGACAATCCAGCCGAGCATACGAACCGGCTGATAATGTTTTTGTAGCGAGGCGTAGTAGGCAGTTTCACCGACAGCTTGGAGCTCGAGATCGACACGCTCTTTGCAAAAAAGCTCGACATCGGAGGGTGCGGCACCACTCGTGAGCCCCACTGCCACCAGGCTGATATCTTGCCGCTTGAGCGCCGTTTGCAGATCTTCCAGTGGTGCCCAAATCTCCGATTCAAAGGCGGCTCCCCTCGCGCTGAAGCGTCCGCTGATTGTCCACTCCCGATTGTCGAACCGCAGCGTTTTTCCGATCGTGAGCAGCTCGGCTTTGCACCCCAGTTTGGCGGCGGCAAGTTTCCCCACGAGGATTTCTCCGGTCGCAGGCCACTTCCCTTCGATCATCGCCACTTGGCGCCGCAGAAGCGGTGTGGCGGAGGTGACACCACGCACGATGCCAAACATCCCCGGCGCATCGACAGCGGTTTGCACTTTGGTGCCGATATAAAGTTCGGGCGCCACATGACTAGTTCCAAAGCGACTCTCCACACCATCGAGACTGGCGGAGAGGAGCGCCGCTGTTCGACCAGGGATCGCGGAATTCTCGATATCGGCCGCAGCGCCGATGGAGTAGACGAGCACCACTTGAGAATCGCCACTCGAGGCGAGCGATCCTTCGAGTCCACGAATGAACGCGACGACGACCAGCACCAGCAGCACGACGGTGGTGAGTGCGGCGAGTGTCAAACCACTTCGCGCGGGGCGGCGAAATAGGTTGCGAATTCCGTATTCCCACGGAAGAAGTCGTAAGTGAAACATCGTGAACTCCTACGCTGAACTCCAAGAAACTCTTGCCGTCGACCTGCCTGTCATCGAGCAGCGAGCTTTAGCGGCGGATGAAGAAGCCATCGGCTGCAATCGAGACGTTTCCCCCCTTGTCGCGCGATGCTGTCCCTTGAATCACAACCGTTTCTTGCTCTTTCACGCCGAGTAGTTCGCGAGCATCGTGCGCGATCACTTTGCCATCATCCCCTACGAACTTCACCATGGTGGCGGCCGCCATCATCTCCTTGGCACAGTCGGCGCAATCAGCCTGGCAATGCCCCGCAGCATCGCACGAGGGAAGGATACGTGTGTCGACAATCAAAAAGGCAGCTCGACCTTCGACCCACGGATTCACACCACCACCGAGTCGACCGACCACGACAACCGGCTGGCCATCTTGGGCCGACTCTTTCACGTCGAGCACTTCGACAGCCCCTTGGGGCTCGGCAGAGAGCTGAAACTTTGTCGCCGTCGCCGACTCGATTGACGAAGCAGAAGACCGAGCGCATCCGGTGATCATCAGGGCCATCATGGAAACCGAAGCGACGAAATAAACGAAGCAGCGCATGGAAAGTTCCTCTTCCTTGCAGGCAAGGAAAACTAGGAGATGTGTGAAATGAAAGATGCGAAGCGCGCACGTTACGTCGAAGGACGAGTAACTAGCGCTACTGAAATTGGCGGCGAGCAGAAGACTATGAAAGACAAGCCGCAGGGACTTGTCGGTCGCCTATCAAGACGTGAATCGGCAAAGAAGTGCACAGCGTGCCAGGGCCGAAGAACCAGGGTTTGTAGGACACACTAGCGCCCAAGAGCGAGCTTGATCGGCCGCTACTAGCCGAAGCAGAAGTTCTGCGTCGGCAATGACGATTGCAGTCGGTGGATCGAGCTCGATCTTCGTCGATTCGACCGCTGCGACGCGCTGCTGATGTCGCGTAAAACAATCGCAGTCGGTGGGGCAGTGGCAAGGTGTCGCGTCGATCCAAAACTGCTTGGTTGTGTCGGCTTCAGCGATCGTTTCTCGTGCAATCAGCTCGCCCGGCACCTCGAGATTCGAAGCATCGAGCTGCTGCGGCTGATCGATGTGGTCATGGCATTCAGAGTGATTCTGTACGCAGCGAGCGTCATCACACGAGGCATGCTGGCAGGTGGTCTCGCCAGCGGTGACGACGCAGCAATCGCAGGCACAATCGAGGGCTAGCAATGGCTGCACGGGGATCACCCCGGCTGTGAGCCAGATCACCAGCTTCGCGAGTTGTTGCCGCCACACGTACATCCGTATCCCTTTTGAATTGCCTTTCAGCTGCCAACCCTAGTGGGGCAGTGTTATCCCTAACTTCGTCACAACGGGCGAGCCCAATTGAGCGAGAATCGTGGGAAAAGCTAGTCAATAACGGGCTGAAACTACGCTTCGTTCTCGCTTGCAAACGCCCCGTAATTGATCACGTGCACTAGATCACGAGCGGTCTCAAATGCAACTGAAGTTCTAGAGCGTCAATTGGTGATGGTGATGGTGATGCCGGTCGCGATCGCGCTGGCCAGAAAAATCTCAGGTGCCTTGCACGAAAGTGGCGCGAACCTGCGCGTGAAGGTGTTGTCTTACCGTCGACGACCCCGCGCTAGGTGAATCCTCTTACCGAGTCTCTGCTGGGGCGACGTGCCACTTCTTTCTCTCCACCGCTGACGAAAGGGAATCCCATGTTTGCAAGTATTGGTCGCCCTTCGTTACAGCGACTCCTGCCGGGCGATACGCGCCCGCTCGACTAGCCGCGACAGCTTTTGGCAATCGCTGCTTTTTTCTAGTCCTGCAATCGTCGTGCGCACATTTCGTGGCGCTTGCGCGAATCGCGAGGACTCTTTCTACATCGGTCACGCTGCTCCCATTGAAGCGCCGCGCAGATGCGACTCGTTAGAGCGCGCATGCGTGGCGGTTAGGAAGAGTGCTGCGCGCCCCTGCTCTGCTGGATGAATGGATGTCACGAATCACAAGACGCGACACGCGACATGTCACGATGGCCCGCGCGCTCCATGCGCGACTTTACCTCAGCGCCGATGGGAAGCTCTTTTCGTTTCGCGGAAAAGTGCCGTATCAGGATCTAATCGCCGCACTGCTAAAGGATCGTCTGGCCAGCACGCTGGCCGAGCGTACTCCGACTCCGCAAGAGCTGGGCATTCATCCCTGCGATGGTCAGCTCTGCCCCCAGGTGCTGCACAACTTTCAAGTGGCGCTTCATCGCTGGGGCAAAGAATTGTCGGAAGAGAAACTCCGCGCTCGCGCACGCCGTCGACGCGACAGCGTGATCGCCAGCGAGCAAGTGGAAGTGAAACTGCTCGGTGATCGTCTCACGGAGATCCGTCAGAAACTTGCAGCGCACAAGGAATTGCTCGCTACTGGGGGCTGCTACTTTCTCGACGCCGCAACCGAAGCAACTCTTGCTGCGCTCCTTGCTCAATCGCGACGCAGCTTGGCCATTCCACCTGCGGTGGCCTGGCTAGCGCGGATGGTTTTCTGGCTCTCGGGCGAATGTGCTGCGCGACGTTTCATCCGCGCCGCTGAAGTGCTGCTGGAAACCTATCCCAAGGTTTCGCTCGCGATGCAGCTCGACGGTTTTCAGCGTGCGCTTCAGGTTTGGAGAAAACGCTCGGAGATCCAGCCCGCGCGACAGCTTCGCGACGAACTCGCTGCCCACGTGGCGCAGCTATCTCCGGAACTTGCGCGTCGTGTTCAACTCTCGGTACGTCTGCGCGGTCGCACCATGCGGCAGCACTGCGATCTGCTGCTTACGCGCTGCGCGCAGAGCGTCAAGCACGAGCAGCGACTCTATTGGCAAACCATCCCCGCGCATTTGGCGGCGCTGGTGGCTTGCGATGGAAGTGCCGTCCCCATTCCACAGCGCTGCCTCACATCGACCAAAGAACGAACGGCTCATCCGTCGCAGGTGGAAGAGTTTCGCAGCCTCGCTCATGAAATGGAGGAGCCGGGCTACGACGCGCTACTCCGAGCGATCGATGAGCTCGCCGAGCCCGCACCGCGTAGCGAGTATGGATCGTTGCGCCGACATCTTGTTGCAGGACAATCACTCGACAACATCGCTTGGCTTATTCAAAACTACGCGCTTTATCACATCGCCAATCAAACCCTGGATATAGCGCGTGCTCGTCGTCTCGTCGACCGTTTGGAGAAATCCGGATTGAAGATTGAAGATTGGTATTTGCCACGAATCATCAGCGCAGTATCGGACACGAGACTTCGCGCTGCGATCGAGCGCTGGGTCGATTGGCTGGCGAGCGTCTCACCGCGTAGCGTCACGCCGAAGCTGCGCTTGGTACTCGAAAAATTTTTCCGGAATCGCTACTTGCCCCTCATTGGTCAAGTTGGTTGGTTCGAAAAAGTGAGTCCTGCCTTGCTGCCGCTACAAGGCGATCCCTCTTCGAGCTCGATCACGGAACTTCTGCAGCGACTCGCCAACTATCAGCAACTGCTGGGGCATGCAGCGGAGCTGCCCAAATCGCTTCGTAAAATGGTCGATTCACACGAGCGTGAAGCGCGTGAGCGCATGCACCTGCGCGCGCAACTAGTTAGCGGATCACTCAGCACATCAGCGGCCCAGCGCTGGCAATTGCTCGAAGCCCGGTCGAGCGATCGGTCTGATACCAGTAAGCTGCGGCGCGTGGCCGAGGAAGCTTATTTGAAGCTTGGTGTCGAAACGCAGCTGACAGTGATGAAACAGCTCGCGCTCGCTCGATCGCAAGACTACCTGGGAGAGATGGCCGAGCGACTGAGCTGCGATCAACTGTGGCAATGCGTCAACTGGCTCGAGGAACTTCCGGCCGAGGAACGAACGCGACTTCGAAGGCTAGTCGCATCGCATCGCTACTTTGGTAGCAGCTACAAACAACAGCTCCCCGAGAATCAGCCGTGGATAGCAAAAGCCGCTGCAGAAGGTTTTGATCTCGTGTCGTGGTTCGCCCCGCCGTCGCACAGGCTGATGCTCGGACAACAACGCTGCGAAATTCTCATCGCTTGCGACATCGAGAAGGTTTTGCTCATGGGGGAATATTTCGACACGTGCCTCGGCTTCGGTGGTGTGAATAATCGGACGACGATCACCAATGCCTACGACGCCAACAAGCAGGTGGTATTCGTCGTGACGCGCGACAGCGAGGGGCGCGAACGCGTGCTAGCTCGCATGCTGCTGGCGATCAGCCGCGACTGGAAGCTTGTGCGTTACCGGCTCTACATGGCGGTCCCTCGCACCGAAACGGCAACTCGCACAGCGGTGTTCCACGCCGTGACGAGCTTTGCCGCGCAGATTGCGAGCGACTGTGGTTTGCCACTTGCCGACAACGGAGCCCCTGAGACGATCGGCGAGCACTTCTGGTACGACGACGGAACCATGGAGTGGCCAGCACGGGCCTATGCCGAACTGCGCGATGCGCTCGAAGACCATGCTTCGCAGTTCAGCATGTGCGTTGGCTTGTGAGTGGCCTGCGCGTCGGTCGACCGCACGCGCGATCACTGCAGGCTGCTGGAACCCGGTTTCCAGCAGCCTCGAGGTCTGGTCGCTGGCGTCTCAGCATTCCGTTCGCTTCGGATTTCACTTGACTCAGCAACAGCCTCGCGGTAGTTTCATCGACGATCGTTGATCGGTTCCCCACCACCCCTACCCACCTGCCCTGCCCTCGCCTCTCGCCCGTTTGAATCTCCCCTTCCCATCCACTTCGGTAGGAGGACAGCAATGTCTCCCCGAGTTGCCTTGCTGGCCATTGTGGCGATTCTGTCGCCTTTGTGCCTGTCTGTAAGGGCCGATGATACACCTTCGGTTTCTGAGCGGATCGATCAGCTCATTGAAGCCAGCGCCATCGGTCCGGTCGCTCCCACCGCTTCCGATGCCGACTTTGTGCGCCGCATCTACCTCGATTTGGTCGGAGTGATTCCCTCAGCGACGCAAACCCGAGCGTTTCTTAGCGATACTTCGCCCACCAAACGGGCCGATCTGATCGATCAGCTGCTCGAGACGCCGCAGTTCGCCCGCCACATGGCCCTGACGTTCGACGTCGTGCTGATGGAGCGCCGTCCCGATCGGGCGGTGAAGTCGGCCGAGTGGTTCGAGTACCTAAGGTCGGCTTTCGCGCAGAATCGTCCCCTCGATGCCTTGCTGCGGGAACTGATTACAGCCGATGGTGCCGACGAAGCAGCCCGCCCTGCTGCCCGGTTCTTACTCGACCGAGAATGCGAGCCGAACTTGATCACGCGTGATGCCGGACGAGTGCTGTTTGGCATGGACCTGCAATGTGCCCAGTGTCACGACCATCCCAATGTGAACGACTATTTGCAGGAAGACTACTACGGCCTCTATTCCTTTTTCCTCCGCACGAGCTCGTTTACCGATCCCAAAAAGAAGCAAGCTTTCACGAGTGAAAAGGCGGATGGCGAAGCGAACTTCAAATCGGTCTTCACTGGCAACTCAGCAGATCGTGTCGCCCCGCAGCTTCCTCACGGAAAGACTCTCTACAACGAGCCCACGTTCAAGTCGGGTGAAGAGTACGTATCAATCCCGACCAAAGAGACCCGCGCGATTCCCAAACATAGCCGCCGCGCTCGGCTCGCCGAGAGTCTCACCTCGAGCTGGGAGTTTCGTCGCAATCTGGCGAATCGATTATGGGCCCACTTGATGGGGCGCGGGCTAGTGCATCCGGTCGACAGTCATCATCTCGACAATCCGCCGACGCATCCCGAGGTCTTGGAGCTCCTTGCGACCGAGATCGAAACATCGGGCTATAACCTCCAAACGATGCTCCGCACGATTGCTCTCACGCGTGCTTATCAGCGTACCTGCGATCCTGTTGCGGAAGCGTCGGTGATGGGAACGGTGACCCCTGAACTTCTCGCTAGCCTCGAGCGCGATCGCGGAATTCTGGATGCCCAGCACAAAAGCCTCGATGAAACATTTCGCCAGGCACAGGCCGAGCGCAAACGACTCGTTGAACTGCTGGAAAAGAGTCGAGCTGAAGTCGTCGCGCTCGAGAAAAAGAAAACCGAGATTGCGGCGGATCTCGAAAAGAAAAAGGGGGCTGAAAAGCCCGCCGAAGAACTCGTCGCCAAAGTACGCGAGCAACTTCGTGCAACGACCGAAGCGGCCACGAAGGTCGCCGAAGCCGCCAAGTTGTTGGGCGAGGATAAGCCGCTGAAAGATGCCTCCGATCTGGTGACCAATCGTGCCAAACAGATCGAGACCGATCTAGCAACCGCTGAAAAATCCCTCGCGGACAAACAAGCGGAAACCAAAGGTCTCTCTGATCAAATGGTGATGCTGCAGTCGCAGATCGAAAGCACCCGCAACTCGCAAGTGTCGACCTCCGACCTGACAGCCGCTGAAGAAGCGATGCTTGGGCATCGTCACGAGCGCGACACGATCTACTATCGTTTGCAAGGACTCAAGAACCGACAATTGCTCGCCCAGCGCGTCGTCGATTTTCAAACCGCTACAGAGTCGGATAAGCCAGCCGAAGAGCGAGCCGCGATCTGGAACGATCTGGTCGATCGCTGGACGATTGCTAATCAGGTGGCCCCTTTGCGCCCTCTGACGAGCGAACAGTTCACCCTGTCGCTCCTCGAAGGGACGGGGACCCTGGCTCATCGTCGTCAGCAGTTGCAAGCAGCGCTCGTAGCAAAGCCCCCTGATCGATTGCAGCAAGCACTCGAAGCTGATCGCGAGTCGATGCTGGAAACACTTGTCGACGAGCAACTATTCGAACAATCGCGAGGGAATCTCGGCGCTTTCATTCCGCTCTATGGAACTCTGGCGGGAGCCGACTTTCAGGCCACAGTCAACCAGGCTCTCTTCTTCGAGAATGGTGGGGCGGTGCAGTCTCTGCTGAATCCTGTCCCCGAGAATTTAGTAAGTCGGCTCATGCCACTCACGGAAGCGGGGCCAGTCGCTGAAGAACTTTACGTGTCGATCCTGAGCCGTTTGCCGAGCGACGACGAGCGTCACGAAGTGGCTGCCCACCTGCAAGATCGGACCGACGATCGTCCGCAAGCACTCGGTGAACTGGTGTGGGCCCTCATGTCGACCAGCGAGTTTCGGTTCAATCACTAAATGCTCGGCCCAGTACAGCGGTCCGAATTTTTTAAGTCACCTCACGGAGAATCGACCGATGCGATGCGACTACGAATGTTCGACGAGCATCCACCAGGTGACGCGCCGCGCACTTATCGGCGGCGGATTGCTTGGTGGTCTAGCGGCTGGCTTCGGTGGTGGACTTGCGCCACTGACATCGACCGCGCTTGCTTCCGATCAGATCAAGTCGAAGCAAAAGCGGATACTGAATATCTTCCTGCATGGTGGCGTGAGTCAGCTCGAAACGTGGGACCCCAAACCAAACACCGACACCGGTGGACCGTTCCGCGCGATCAACACCAGCGTGCCAGGGATGCAGATCTGTGAACTACTTCCGCACACTGCGAAGCAGATGCATCATCTGGCGATCGTGCGGAGCCTCAACACCAAGAATGGGGATCATGGTCGTGGCACGGTCGAGATGACGACTGGTCGCAAAGAGATGCCAGGGACGGAGTATCCCCATCTCGGCGCTGCAGCAGCAAAATCCCTGACGCCCGATCGATTTCCGCTCCCGGGACATATCTTGATTCGGAGCGATGGTCCTGGAAAAGGACAAGCAGCATACTTAGGCCCGAAGTACTCGAGTGTCGTGCTCTCGGATGGTAAAGCGCCCGAGAATAGTGATCGACCGGCGAGCGTGCCCGATGCGCTTTCAGCCCGTCGCAACGATCTCCGGCGTAAGATGAACGACCGCTTTGCCGGACGTCGACGAACTGCCGACACCGATGCCTACACCTACTCGTACGATCAGGCCGAGCAGCTGATGGCGCGGAAGAGTGTGTTTGATGTGCAGCAAGAATCGCCAGCCGATCACGATCGCTATGGACGCCACGAGTTTGGTCAGCACTGTCTGTTGGCTCGACGATTGCTCGAAGCCGAAGTGCCGTTTGTACAGATCAACCACTCGAACTACGACACCCACTTCGAGAACTTCGACTATCACATCGAACAGCTCGGAGAATTCGATCGTCCTTTTGCCACGTTGATTGCCGATCTCGCCGAGCGGGGCTTGCTCGAAGATACGGTGGTCTGTGTGATGTCGGAGTTCGGGAGAACGCCGCACATCAACAAGACTTATGGCCGCGATCACTGGGGTACAGCTTGGAGTGTGGTCCTTGGTGGTTCACGGATTCAGCGCGGCGCGGTGATCGGTAAGACCAACGACAACGGCACCGCTGTGGTCGATCGCGAGGTCGATCACGGTCACATCTTCCATACGATTTTGCAAGCAGCCGGTGTGAACACCAAAGCGGAGTTCATCATCGGTGGCCGCGAATTTCCGATCGCCGATCCCGCCAAAGACGCTATCTCGGAGCTGCTGGTATGAGCGATCTCGCCGAGCAACCAGTTGCGATCGAGCCCGAGCATAGCCACGTAGTGGCGACGTTCAAACACAAGCGGCCGCTCGTGGCTTGTCGCATCGATCCGACAGGCAACTATGTTTTCACCGGCGCGGAAGATTATCTCGTTGTGCGGTGGAAGTTGTCCGATGGTAGCTTCACCGAAATGGCCGGACATGAAAGTTGGGTTCGTGCGTTGGCATTTTCTCCTGCAGGGGATGTGACTTACTCCGGTGGCTATGACGGTTTGGTCTTGTCTTGGAACAGCGCCGCCGAAAAGCCCGAGCCTGTGCTGAAGCTAACGGCCCACGATGGCTGGGTGCGAGCCGTGGCGGTGAGCCCCGATGGTAAGTCGCTTGCTACTTGCGGCAACGATGGCCTCGTGAAGCTGTGGGATGCCGCGACCGGATCGGCGCTCCACACGTTCGAAGGCCATGGAATGCACGTCTACAACGTGGCGTTTCATCCAACCGAAAACGCCATCGTCTCGTGCGACATCAAGGGGAACGTCAAGCACTGGGATCTCGCGGAGAAGAAGCTGGTGCGTGATGTTTCGGCTGCAGCGCTGTACAAGTACGACAAGCAGTTTCGGGCCGATATCGGCGGCGCACGAAGCATGGCTTTCTCGCGCGATGGGAAGCAACTCGCCCTCGGTGGCATCACGAATGTCACGAACGCCTTCGCTGGCGTCGGCAATCCGGCGGTCGTGCTGATCGACTGGGAAAGTGGCAAAGTCGTCACGCAGTACGAGGGAAAAGAGAAGCTCAACGGCGTTGCGTGGGGTGTCAAGCAACATCCGAGTGGTTGCTGGATTGGCCTTTCTGGTGGTGGAGGTGGTGGTTGGTTGTACTTCTGGAAAGAGGCGACCGCGCCGGAGTTTGCCAAGGTGAAGTTGCCCGATACCGGTCGCGACTTCGACCTGCATAGCGATGGCCTGCGGGTGGTTGTCGCCCATGCCGATTCGCAAATTCGTGTGCTCGAGCTCCGGAAAAAAGCGACGTAGTTCTCTCTACTGTTTCTGCACACGCTCAGGCTCCTCGCGATTGCTTACGAGGAGCCTCTTTGCGGCGCTTATCACTCGCCTAGCCCAGCAAGCTGGTGCTGTACTTGATGCGGGCAGCCACACAAAGTTCGACGATTCCATCGCGGTAGGTGATTAGCCCCGGATGGAAGAACTTCTGCGCGGTGACAGGTCGAAAGCCTTTGAAGGCTTTCTCGACAGCATCGATAGCGCCGAGCAAGAGCCCGCGCTTCTGCTCGAGTGCGGTCGGGTTCACCGGTTTTCGGTTCTGCTCGATTTCAAAGTCACGCACCCCTGTCTGATAGGCCTCGAGCAGCTTGGTGAAACCGGTGGCGCCCGGCTTTGCCCAGCCACCTTCGCGAGTTTCTGCTTCACTCATCACGCGTTGCCAAACCCGACCATCGAGAACGATGTCCGCCGGCTTGGGAGTCCACATGCGAGTCGGTGGATTCTTGGCTTCAAAGAGCCGCTGACAAGCAGCGCGAAGGGCTTCGGCGACGATCTTCTCGGCTGTCATTGCCGACGCTACAAAGTTTCGGCGCAGCTGATCATCGGGCGATGCGATCAGTTCGCTCACCAGTCGGCTGATCACCATCTCGCGGAGCTGGTTGACCTCTGGTTCCAGTTGGCGCTTCTCAGGCTCGCCGAAATTGAGGTTATAGTCGCGGAACATACCAGCTTC
This window of the Pirellula staleyi DSM 6068 genome carries:
- a CDS encoding DUF1549 domain-containing protein, whose amino-acid sequence is MSPRVALLAIVAILSPLCLSVRADDTPSVSERIDQLIEASAIGPVAPTASDADFVRRIYLDLVGVIPSATQTRAFLSDTSPTKRADLIDQLLETPQFARHMALTFDVVLMERRPDRAVKSAEWFEYLRSAFAQNRPLDALLRELITADGADEAARPAARFLLDRECEPNLITRDAGRVLFGMDLQCAQCHDHPNVNDYLQEDYYGLYSFFLRTSSFTDPKKKQAFTSEKADGEANFKSVFTGNSADRVAPQLPHGKTLYNEPTFKSGEEYVSIPTKETRAIPKHSRRARLAESLTSSWEFRRNLANRLWAHLMGRGLVHPVDSHHLDNPPTHPEVLELLATEIETSGYNLQTMLRTIALTRAYQRTCDPVAEASVMGTVTPELLASLERDRGILDAQHKSLDETFRQAQAERKRLVELLEKSRAEVVALEKKKTEIAADLEKKKGAEKPAEELVAKVREQLRATTEAATKVAEAAKLLGEDKPLKDASDLVTNRAKQIETDLATAEKSLADKQAETKGLSDQMVMLQSQIESTRNSQVSTSDLTAAEEAMLGHRHERDTIYYRLQGLKNRQLLAQRVVDFQTATESDKPAEERAAIWNDLVDRWTIANQVAPLRPLTSEQFTLSLLEGTGTLAHRRQQLQAALVAKPPDRLQQALEADRESMLETLVDEQLFEQSRGNLGAFIPLYGTLAGADFQATVNQALFFENGGAVQSLLNPVPENLVSRLMPLTEAGPVAEELYVSILSRLPSDDERHEVAAHLQDRTDDRPQALGELVWALMSTSEFRFNH
- a CDS encoding efflux RND transporter periplasmic adaptor subunit, whose product is MATQVDLRQLTVDRVVPETPRARKRGTTLSWGLPLLTIAGFVALVGWSARDFWLPAAPVTIMPVLLTRAEVQQAGTPLFQAAGWIEPRPTAVICSALVEGVVEQLLVVEGQNVEANQPIARLVDADVRLQLAEAESILLLRQAERDAARAAVASAQSKFDQPVHLEAEHAEADAALATLETEINNLPFLIQSARARFTLARQDLEAKQQVADAIAGRSIQKAQSEFDAASATLADLEQRGTTLARQQAAWQRRCEALHTKLKLKTDETLAAADSQARLTAAEAHVRQAELAIETIQLRLARMTVCSPIQGRVLALHTRPGSRLMGLTSASESDSSSVASLYDPKQLQVRVDVRLEDVSQVQLGQSVQLTTSASPAILQGVVLGITSQADIQKNTLQVKVSITDPPEVLRPEMLAQVTFLAPQSARPATEANHDPLRMLVPQELVETSESGASVWIIDGSQTIARRQTIQLGEAKTSELVEVIGGLTALDKLIVAGRDELADGARIRVTGADRSLGTSRDSMSAPVTTARTAQPTSPTTK
- a CDS encoding ABC transporter permease: MFHLRLLPWEYGIRNLFRRPARSGLTLAALTTVVLLVLVVVAFIRGLEGSLASSGDSQVVLVYSIGAAADIENSAIPGRTAALLSASLDGVESRFGTSHVAPELYIGTKVQTAVDAPGMFGIVRGVTSATPLLRRQVAMIEGKWPATGEILVGKLAAAKLGCKAELLTIGKTLRFDNREWTISGRFSARGAAFESEIWAPLEDLQTALKRQDISLVAVGLTSGAAPSDVELFCKERVDLELQAVGETAYYASLQKHYQPVRMLGWIVVVLVAGAGIFAGLNTMYGAVVGRVRELSTLQAIGYRRRSIAISLIQEATLLSMTASLLACTIALLLVNGTAVRFTMGAFALRVDSLAMLVGCGTGFLLGVLGALPPAMKAMRYEIVEGLKAL
- a CDS encoding ABC transporter ATP-binding protein; the encoded protein is MALVEIRRLTKQFRKGDEVITPLLDVDLDIERGDFVSLMGASGSGKSTLLNSVAGIDRPTSGEIVINGSDITRLSRGALADWRAANIGYIFQMHNLIPVLTAYENVELPLLLLPISSAERHKRVEIALEAVNLRDRAQHYPRQLSGGQEQRVGIARAIVASPTIIVGDEPTGDLDADTTEQILELVQRLNDELGMTLLLVTHDPKVAQLARRQIRLEKGKLIEKGRDLALASTPYPLEKRA